Proteins found in one Brachyspira murdochii DSM 12563 genomic segment:
- a CDS encoding PDC sensor domain-containing protein, protein MRKFQSLKIKMPLIIISMVTVFIIALIVITEIKASDSIKNATYSGFNNTVLGYASLIDTWFNDQLTIASIYGTSEELIRYLEIRTDDLKTIALNNLKKFKSLNEYAINIGLSDSNGLVLIDSDNEDLVGQNMFDIHPDLRTKINSSSKGVFGENITRSLTTGGWSLILLEKVMNNNNQIIGYLYIILDWSTLNKTHIEKLVIGRTGSMFAVDKNLIIKIHSNLKNINAAAPSVYTDAFNKNSGILTYDFDGYKRVASYTTLKSQPWVLGVSMTESEIYEANVALMKMMIIISIIAIVVIALFISAFIRSITAPLNILVGLAKEIADGDLRTTKQKIKRKDELGELSNAFVAMRIKLVETIRVVAESANNITMAAKELSEQNTV, encoded by the coding sequence ATGAGAAAGTTCCAAAGTCTAAAAATTAAGATGCCGCTTATTATTATTTCTATGGTTACTGTTTTTATTATAGCATTAATAGTTATAACAGAAATTAAAGCATCTGACAGTATAAAAAATGCTACATACAGCGGATTTAATAATACTGTATTGGGATATGCTTCATTAATTGATACTTGGTTTAATGATCAATTAACTATTGCAAGCATATATGGAACATCTGAAGAATTAATAAGGTATTTAGAGATTCGTACTGATGATTTAAAAACTATTGCTTTAAATAATCTTAAGAAATTTAAATCATTAAATGAATATGCCATTAATATAGGTTTATCTGACAGTAACGGACTTGTATTAATAGATTCAGACAATGAAGATTTAGTCGGACAGAATATGTTTGATATACACCCTGATTTAAGAACAAAGATAAATTCAAGCAGCAAAGGCGTGTTTGGAGAAAATATTACACGCTCTTTAACAACAGGCGGCTGGTCTTTGATACTGCTTGAAAAAGTGATGAATAATAATAATCAGATTATTGGTTATTTATATATAATATTAGATTGGTCAACTTTGAATAAAACTCATATAGAAAAATTAGTTATAGGCAGAACAGGAAGTATGTTTGCTGTAGATAAAAATTTAATTATCAAAATACATAGTAATTTGAAAAATATTAACGCTGCAGCTCCAAGCGTATATACTGATGCTTTTAATAAAAATAGCGGTATATTGACTTATGATTTTGACGGTTATAAAAGGGTAGCTTCATACACTACATTAAAATCACAGCCTTGGGTATTAGGCGTATCAATGACTGAAAGCGAGATATATGAAGCTAATGTTGCTCTTATGAAAATGATGATAATTATATCTATTATTGCCATAGTGGTTATAGCCCTCTTTATATCAGCATTTATACGTTCAATAACAGCACCTTTAAATATATTGGTTGGTTTAGCTAAAGAGATAGCAGATGGTGATTTGAGAACTACAAAACAAAAAATAAAACGTAAAGATGAACTTGGAGAATTGTCTAATGCATTTGTAGCTATGAGAATAAAACTTGTAGAAACTATAAGAGTAGTTGCGGAATCTGCTAATAATATAACTATGGCTGCTAAAGAATTATCAGAACAAAATACAGTTTAG
- a CDS encoding methyl-accepting chemotaxis protein, giving the protein MKKRHSIRFKMPLTISIITTILLIITIIILSYRSYVGITKSTYDGYHNTLGGYKSMLDTWFEENNTLVRTYSITPAVINYLYGNKTPEESTALISTLQQFERINKYSVDIGITDIDGIILQNSKSINLGRNIKELRPGIWDNLVKNNYDVAYGTKIIKSSTGNEMTFAIMAGVKTNGIFAGTIYMLLNWDALVSKLQELQLSESGRLMAINNERNIMLDTINQINTLANESYGEVINSGQSDGTLQYISDSNGEKRTAVYTKMDTMPWTLSMATDNRIIYAENINMIRIAVIVCILSIIFINLFSVSYITKTMNPLDKLMKKANKISEGNIEINKNEILRKDEFGELEKAFNVMSEKLANVVSDVNDASNEIVLASQRMMESSVELSGRTESQASSLEETASSLEEIVSTIKASADNSVSGKNMMSESMDYIEGAANIIAQTTSNIEDVHQASDKIKDITKIIEDIAFQTNILALNASVEAARAGEQGKGFAVVASEVRNLAQTTQSSVKDITALVDNTAEKIDTATKTARESQELFVQLQEKVSGTSELMQNISTTSLEQEAGVSQISIAINNIESATTQNASLAEESSELSKKLFDKAKFLEESIKFFNISK; this is encoded by the coding sequence ATGAAAAAAAGACATTCTATAAGATTTAAAATGCCATTGACTATAAGCATAATAACAACTATACTTCTAATCATCACAATAATTATATTGTCTTACAGGTCATATGTAGGTATTACTAAATCAACATATGACGGATATCATAATACTTTAGGCGGATACAAAAGTATGCTTGATACTTGGTTTGAAGAAAATAATACCTTAGTAAGAACATATTCTATTACACCTGCCGTTATCAACTACTTGTATGGAAATAAAACACCTGAAGAAAGTACAGCATTAATAAGCACTCTTCAGCAGTTTGAAAGAATAAATAAATATTCTGTAGATATAGGAATAACCGATATAGACGGAATAATACTTCAAAACTCAAAAAGCATAAATTTGGGAAGAAATATAAAAGAATTGAGACCGGGCATTTGGGATAATTTGGTAAAAAATAATTACGATGTAGCCTACGGAACTAAAATAATAAAATCATCTACTGGAAATGAAATGACTTTTGCTATTATGGCTGGAGTAAAAACTAACGGAATATTTGCAGGAACTATATACATGCTTCTTAATTGGGACGCTTTAGTATCAAAACTTCAAGAGCTTCAATTATCTGAAAGCGGAAGATTGATGGCTATAAACAATGAAAGAAATATAATGCTTGATACTATAAATCAAATAAATACACTTGCAAATGAAAGTTATGGAGAAGTTATAAACTCTGGACAATCTGACGGAACGCTTCAGTATATTTCTGATTCTAACGGAGAAAAAAGAACTGCTGTGTACACTAAAATGGATACTATGCCTTGGACATTATCTATGGCTACTGACAATAGAATAATATACGCAGAAAATATAAATATGATAAGAATAGCTGTAATAGTATGTATATTATCAATTATATTTATAAACCTTTTCTCTGTATCATACATCACTAAAACTATGAATCCTTTGGATAAATTAATGAAAAAAGCAAATAAAATCTCTGAAGGAAATATAGAAATAAATAAAAATGAAATTTTAAGAAAAGATGAATTCGGAGAACTCGAAAAAGCATTTAATGTAATGAGTGAAAAACTTGCAAATGTTGTAAGCGATGTTAATGATGCTTCTAATGAGATAGTTTTAGCTTCGCAGAGAATGATGGAAAGCAGTGTAGAACTATCAGGAAGAACAGAATCTCAGGCTTCAAGTTTGGAGGAGACTGCTTCAAGTTTAGAAGAAATAGTCTCTACAATAAAAGCTTCAGCAGACAATTCAGTATCCGGAAAAAATATGATGTCCGAATCTATGGACTATATTGAAGGGGCAGCTAATATAATAGCTCAGACAACTTCAAATATAGAAGATGTTCATCAGGCAAGCGATAAAATAAAAGATATAACTAAAATCATCGAAGATATAGCATTTCAAACTAACATATTAGCACTTAATGCTTCTGTTGAGGCAGCACGTGCCGGAGAACAGGGTAAAGGTTTTGCTGTTGTAGCAAGCGAAGTAAGAAACTTAGCTCAGACTACTCAAAGTTCTGTTAAAGATATTACTGCTCTTGTTGATAATACAGCAGAAAAAATAGATACTGCTACAAAAACTGCAAGAGAATCTCAGGAATTATTTGTGCAGCTTCAGGAAAAAGTATCCGGAACTTCTGAATTAATGCAGAATATAAGCACTACTTCATTAGAACAAGAGGCTGGAGTTTCACAAATAAGCATAGCTATTAATAACATAGAAAGTGCTACTACGCAGAATGCCTCCTTAGCTGAAGAGTCAAGCGAACTTTCAAAAAAATTGTTTGATAAAGCTAAATTTTTAGAGGAAAGTATTAAGTTTTTTAATATTTCTAAATAG